The DNA region TGGAATACCGCTCGGCGCGCTTCCGCGTCGCGCTGAAGGACAGCTCCGATCGGGCCCTCCTGGAATTTCGCGGGCCCGATCGCTTTTCCTTCCTGCAGGGGATGGTCTCCAACGACCTCCGCGGCCTCGAGGCGGGCCATGGGATCTATGCGGCCTTTCTGAACCAGCAAGGCAAGGTTCTCGGCGACGCCCGGATCCTTGTCCTCGAGGATTCGTTCATCGTCGACCTGTGGGAGCCCCTGAAGGAAAAGATCCAGAACCATCTCGCCCGGTATCTCGTTGCCGACGAAGTCGAAATCATCGATGCCACTGCGTCCTGGGCCGCTCTTTCCCTGCTCGGGCCGGAAAGCGCCGCCGTGCTGCGACGCCTCGCGCAGGTTGCCGAGCTTCCCGCGGTGCCGCTTGCGCATTCGGCGGTCCGGCTCCGCGACGCCGGGGTGCGCCTGTTGCGCCGCTCGGAAAGGGAGATGGACGGCTATGACATCCTGACCGCTCGAGAGGACCTTCTGCGGCTGGCTCGGCTTCTGACCGAAGAGGTGCGGGCCTTGTCCTCTTCTCCCTGGATCGGTGAGGAAGCGGCGGAGATCCTCAGGCTCGAAGCCGGGATTCCGCGTTATGGAGCGGACTTTGGCGACGACACCCTGCTTCTGGAAACCGGCCTGGAGCGAGCCGTGAGCTTTACGAAAGGCTGCTATCTCGGGCAGGAGGTGGTCGAAAGAGTCCGGTCCCGCGGGCACGTCAATCGCAAGCTCGTCGGCCTCCGGCTGGAAGAGTCCTGCCTCCCGGGCGACAAGCTCTTCGCCGGCGGCAAGGAAGTTGGTGCGGTCACGAGCTGCGCTTTTTCGCCGGCTCTGGGTAAAAACCTGGCGCTGGGCTACGTCCAGCGCGATTACTGGAGCGCGGGAACCTCCTTGAAAGCGGCGCGCGGCCCCAGGCTCGTCGGCGCAATCGTCACGGAGCTTCCCTTGACAGCTTCTGAAACGACGGCTCCTTTCGCTTGAAAGGCTCTCATGAGTGCGCTACGACATTGAAAACCCGCACCGGGAGAAAGGAATGGAGCCCATGGGCAGCTTTGTCAAGGTCTGCAAGACAACGGACATACCAGACGGAAAGGCCAGGAGCGTCGAGGTCAACGGAAAAACGATTGCGATCTTCAACCTGCAGGGCCAGTTCTACGCGATCAACGACGTTTGCGGCCATCGCGGCGGACCGCTCAGCGAAGGGGAGCTCGACGGCAAGATCGTGATCTGTCCGTGGCATGGCTGGCGCTACGACGTGACGAGCGGGGCCAACGAGCTGGTGCCCGATCTTCCGACCGAGAAATTCGAGCTTAGGGTCGACGGCGAGGACATTCTCGTCCAGGTCTGATCTCTTCGAGCCGCTCACATGGCATCCTTCGGGCTTACGCTGGCCAATCGCGGGGTCATCATCGGCGCCGTCAAGGTGCCCGAGCTTTACGACATGGCGCGCCGCGCCGAGGAGTCGGGCGTCTTCGACACCGTCTGGGTGGGGGACAGCCTGCTCGCCAAGCCTCGCCTCGAGTCCGTGACGCTGCTCTCCGCCCTCGCGGCTCTGACGAGGAGAGTCCGGCTTGCGGTCGGCTGCATGGCCACTTTCCCCCACCGCCACCCGGCGCTCCTCGCTCACCAGTGGACCAGCCTCGACGTGCTTTCCGGCGGTCGCGCCTGGCTTGCCGTCTGTCTCGGCGGCCCCAACGAGCAGAGCCCGGCTCAGGCGCTGGAGCACCGGGTCATGGGGATCAAGGATACCGAACGGGTGAGCCGGCTCGAAGAAGGCGTGGTGATCCTGCGCAAGCTCTTCAACGAGGAAAACGCGTCCCATCGCGGCCGGTACTATCAGTTCGAAGGGGTGACGATACAGCCCCGTCCCGTGCAGCGTCCGCTGCCCATCTGGATCGCCAGCAACCCGACCGGCCTGACGTGGAAAGACGGCGCAAGCGCCCCGGCGCCCACGGTGGAAAAGAGCCTGCGGCGCGTGGCTCGCCTGGCGGACGGCTGGATGACCAACAAGGTGAGCCCGGAGGAGTTCAGGAGCCAATGGTCGCGGATTCTGGCCATGGCTCGGGAAGAGGGCCGCGACCCCTCGCGCCTCGGCAGCGCCCTTTACCATAACATCAACATCAACGACGACCGGGGAGCCGCGCTCGAGGAAAGCAAGGCTTTCCTCGACAAATACTACACCACGAATTTCAGCATGAGGTTCGTGGAAGGCTTCACGACCGCGGGCAGCCCCGAGCAATGCATCGCCGAGCTCAAGGCCTATTTCGCCGCCGGGCTCGATCACATCGCCCTGCGTATGGCCTCCTGGGATCAAACCGGGCAGCTCAAGCGTTTTCTTGACGAGGTAGCCCCGGCTTTCGCGTAACGCCCGGTCGGCTCCGGCTTCCGGTCCCGGTTTGTCGGATCGAGCTTTTGAGCCGCCGCGAACGGCAGGCCCCGAGAACATGTTGACGGGAATCGACCACCTTGTCATCGTGGTCCGCGATCTCGATCTTGCCTCCCGGGATTACCGCCAGCTGGGCTTCACGGTCATCCCCGGAGGCCGCCATCCGGTCGGGAGCCATAACGCTTTGATTACCTTCGCCGACGGCTCTTATCTCGAGCTCATCGCCTTCTACCGCGACGCCCCTGACCACCGCTGGTGGGAACCGCTGCAAAGAGGGGAACGACTCGTCGATTACTGCTGCCGGACCGACGATCTGCAGAGCGACACCGGTAAGTTGCGCGAGGCTGGAGTCGCGATCAACGACCCCGTGCCGTGGTCGAGGATCCGGCCGGACGGATACGAGCTCCGGTGGCTGCTGGCGCTGGCCACGGGAAGCCACCGCGGCGTGGCGCCGTTCCTCATCCAGGACGTAACACCGAGGGAGGAGCGCGTTCCCCCGGACAGCGGCCATCCGAATCGGGCCGCCGGAATCGACACCGTCACGATCGCCGTAAGCGAGCTTTCCGAGCCAGCGCGCTGGTACCGGAGCGTTCTCTCCCAGTCCGGCGAGCCGGTCGAAAATCGCGCCCTCGGAGCCCGTGGCCTGCGGTTTCTCATCGGGCCGCACGCGGTCGAGCTGATAACGCCCCGGCAGCCGCAAAGCCCGCTCGCCGACTGGCTCCGACTCTACGGGCCCTCGCCTTACGCTGCGAGGCTACGCTCCGACGGCGGACCGCGGATGGAGCTCGATCCTCGGCTGACGCACGGCGCCAATCTTTCGATCGGTTCCTGAGCTCCGCCCGGAACCCTAGCGGTGGAGAGCCAGAAAGGCGAACACCTTGGCGGCGTCGAAGACGTTGCTGACGGAAACCAGATCGTGATCGGTGTGCTGGAAACGGATATCACGCGCGCCGTAGTTGATCGCCTGAATGCCGCGCGCGTTGAACAGCCCGGTGTCGTTGGCCGCGGTCGAGAAGCCGTAAGCCGGAGTCTGACCCAGCATGATGCGAATGGCGCTGTCCAGTGCGCGCACCACTTCCGCGTCTCTCCCCACTTCGCTCGGATACATGAAATCGCGCGCCTCTACGGTGATCGTGAACGGCTCGATCGTTCCGATCGCCTCCCTGATCTGCCGGACCGCTTTTTCCGGATCGTCTCCGGGCAGGAGGCGGCGATCGAACAGGATGCGGCATTCGGCCTGGATCGTGTGCGTAGCCTTGGGAAAGCTCTCGATGGAGCTCGGCGCCAGCGTGACGCGGCCGAGCTCCGGGTGCGAGCGATCCTCCGGATAGGGCATCAGCGGCTTTAGCCTTTCCAGCACCCTCGCTGCGCCTTCGATCGCGTTGACGCCCTCCCAGGGACGGCTGCTGTGCGCCTGTTTTCCCTTGACCGTCACCAGCACGTCCACCCTTCCCTTGTTCCCGAGCTGGATCTGCGGCGGGCCGTCGACCACGCACCAGTCGATTTCCGGACGGACGCGGTCCAGGACGTAGGCGAGCGAGTCGTGCCGCCCGGTCTCTCCCGCGGTGCTCACGACGAAGTAGAGGTCCCCCGGAATTTCAGCTCTGGTAAGGCCCAGGAATCGCACCGCCGCAATCATCGCCGCGAGGCTTCCTTTTTGCTCGCAAGCCCCCCTGCCCCACACGCACTCGCCTTTCAGGTCGTAGGGTCCGCCGTCGACCAGCTTGCCGGAATAGGGATCGGGCATCGTGCCCGGCGCCGCGTTCATGGCGTACCCCACCAGCATCAGGCGCTCGGCTCCCCCGCGCCCCTTGAGCGCGAGGATCAGGTTGCCCCTGGGATCGATCGCCGGATGGAGCCCGGCCTTCTCCAGCTCCGGTTTGACGACCTCGCTGATCAGCCCGAGCACCCTGGGCTCGGATTCGAGCAGCTCTGTTTGCGGGCTCGGGTATCGGACCAGCCGGACGAGGATTCTCCTGATCTCCTCGTAACGCAGGTTCTTCTCGATGATCCTCTTGGCGGCTTCCGCGTCCATCCCCGCTTGCCTCTCAGGCTCCTTCGGCGGCCGTTCCCACCTTGCCGAGCCGGCGCGCAACCAGAATGAGCCCCACGGAAACCCCGCTGACGATCACGGCGAGAGCGCACATCGGGCCGAGGTTGCCGTCCGCGTAGAAATGGTAAAGAAGCGGGCCCAGCGGCTCCGAGCCCGGCGAGTAAAGGAAAATCGACATGCTGAACTCGCGCAGATAGATCGTCGCGAGCAGGATCCAGCCCGCGATAAAGCCGGGACGGAGCAACGGCAGCAGCACCCGGCGGAAGGTCGCGCCGAAGCCCGCGCCGCAAACCAGCGAGGCCTCCAGCAGGTCGTTGTGGAGCTGCACGACCGTGCTGGTCATGCTTCTCAGGCCGTACGGCAGGAAACGCGTGATGTAACCGATGAGCAGGATCCACAGCGTCCCGTAAATCGGCAAGGGCACGTAGACATAGGTCCACAAAAGGCCGATGGCGAGCGCCGTGCCGGGAAAAGCCCACGGAATGAAGGTCAGCGCCTCGATCAGGCCCCGACCGGCCGCCTTGGTCCGGGTCGTCACCCAAGCGGTGACCGAAGCGAGGAGCATGCACAGCGTGGCTCCCGTAACCGCGAGCACCAGACTGTTCTGCAGCGCCCGGTAGGTACGGGTGTCGCCCAGGTTGGAACGATAATGCTCCAGGGTCAGCAGGTCCCACGTCTTTTGGCCCGGAACATGAACGTAGGTGACGAACGACACGTAGAGCAGCACGACGAACGGCAGCACGACGATGAAGAACAGGATCGAGCCCGCGGCGATCGAGGCCGGCCACCGCCACGCGCCCAGATCGATGATGTTGGGACGGTAGCCCCGCCCCGTTACCGTCACGTATCGTTCCGCGCGAAACGTGAGCTGCCGGTAGAGATAGACGAAGAACATCGTGATCAACAGCAGCGATACGGCGTAGGTGGCCGCCAGGTTCTGATTGGGCGGGAACGCACCGATCGCTTCCCGGTAGATTTTCGTGGTGAACACCTCGATGCGCGCGGGGAGGGCAATGATCGCCGGAGTCTCGAAGCTCTCGATCGCCCGGACGAAGTTCAGCATGACCGCGGCGAGCAGAGCCGGTCGGACGATCGGGAAGGTGATCCTCCAGGCCACCTGCAGGTTGCTGGACCCTGCAACCCGCGCCGACTCCTCGAGCGCGGGGTCCATCGAGTAGAGCGCCGCCGAGACGATCAAGAACGCCAGCGGCGTCGTGATCAACGCCTCGACGAAGACCATCCCGCCGAGCGAATAGACGTTCAGCGGCGCGCTTTCCAGCCCCAGCAGGTCCATCAGCAACCGGTTGATCAGCCCGGTTCTCGGGCTCAGCAAAATCGTCCAGGAAACCGCGAGCATGACCGGCGGGAAAATGTTCGGCACGATCGCGGTCAGCTCGAACAGCTTCCGCAGCGGAGCGTTGGTGCGGATGGCGATCCAGGCCAGCATCGCCGCCAGCGACGTCGCCAGCACCGACGAACCCGTGGCGAAGAGAAAAGAGTTGAACAGCAGTCCGTAGGTCGCCGGATCCGTGTACGCCTGGCGGTAATGGGCGATCGTGAAGCTGCCCGCGACTCCCAGCGGCTGGCTGAGAAAGCTTCCGTAGAAAAGCATCAGCGTCGGCGACAGGGCGAGATAGGCGATCACGACGGCGATGCTCACGACAACCACCTGCTGGGGGTCCTGGCGAAAGCCCCGCAACGGGCCTTCCAGGATGCGGGCCAGCACGGATGCGCTATGAACGGTGGTTGCTTTCAACGATGGTGATCCAGAAGGGCCTTGTCGCGAACGGGAACGGGGCGAGGGAGCCGGGTCTGGCCCGACTCCCTTCGGGGGAAACTTGCCGAGCCGAGCAGGCTCGGCGCCTATTTTCCGTAGAAAATTTCCCGGAACGTCACGGTTTGCAGCTTCTTGAACTCCTCGGCCGTCGGATTGTCCATGAAAACGATGTTCGGCGCCACCTTCTCGGCGTCCTTGATCGGCGGAAGAATACCGGGAGCGAGCACGAACTCCCCGTCCCCGGCGATGTGCTTCTGCCCTTCGGGAGAACAGGCGTAATCGACATAGAGCCGCGCCGCGTTCGGGTGGGCCGCTTTCACCCCTACGGCCATGTAATTGGGATCCGCGAGATACTTGTCCATCAGGACGTAATGCACGGGCCCCTTGTACTGCTTGACGTATTTGATGTAGGTGATACCCACCAGCGCCTCACCCTTGATGATGGCGTTGGTCACCGGGGCCAGCGACTCGACAAGGATGGGACGTTGCTTGGCGAAGGCCCGGACGAATTCCAGCCATTTGTCCTTCTTGAACTTTTCCAGGTTCCAGAGAAATTGCGCCGTGGTCGTGTGGCGCGTGGGATCGGGAAAAGCGATCTTGCCGGTCCACTTCGGCGCCAACAGGTCGTCGAAGCTCTTGGGTACGTCGGCCGCTTTCACCAGCTCGGTGTTGTAAAGAATGCTGATCGGAAGCACCCGCCATGGCGTGATCAGCGCGTCCTTCTCCTTCACGCTCGCCGGAAATTTTTCCGAGGCCGGCGGGATGAACTTGGCGAACAGCCCCTCGGAGCGCATGATCAGCTGCACGCCGCGGTTGGCTTCCACGACATCGAAGCCAGGCTTGCCGGCGCGAAACTCGGTCAGCGCCCGTTCGGAGACCTTCGTCGAATCGCCGCGCCAGTACTCGACGTCGATCCCGTATTTGGCCTTGAAACCCTTGTGAAGGTCGGCCATCGCCTGCGGCACGACCGAGCCGTATACCACCACCTTCCCTTCGCGCTTGGCCGCCTCGACGTTGACCGGCTGCGCCAGAGAGCGATCGGCCGGGAACAGCCCCGCGCTCAAAAGAATTCCCAGGACGACGATGCCGCGGATGATCATGTTATCCAGGACTCCTCCCTTCCACGGTGTTCGAACCGCCTAAAACCTATAGAGCCGCCACCCTTGTGTCAAGCGCCTTTCACGGAGTGAGGCGCCCGTCTCCGTCCGGGAGCCCGTGCGGTTCAGCCGCAGAGATCGGCGGCCATCTTTACGGTTCTTTTCCTGGCTTCCTGTGTTCCCATCGGCAGGAGAACCGGCAGGCTCAGTCCCTTTCGAACGAAAAGCTCCAGCCGCTCCCGGCACTGCCGCGCGGTGCCCGCGACGGAATGCGCGTGAACGACCTCGTCGCTGATCAGCTTCCTTGCCTCCTCCCAATCGCGCTTGCCGACGGCGGCCGCCAGGCGCTCCTGATCCACCGAGGCGCCTCCGAGGCGGATGTTCTCCGCGTGGTGCGGGTTGCGGAAGATGTAGGCGAGAAACGTCTTGTTGGCCTCGACCGCCTCCGCAGGGTTTTCCGACACCGACACCGTGATGAAGCCGGCGACGTCGCAATCCGAGGGGTCCTTGCCCGCCCGCGCCGCCCCGTTGCGAACGTCGCCGATGCAGCGCGCGATGTAATCGGGCGCGCAACCCGCGGAGAGCAGAACGCCGTCGCCGATCTCCCCGGCCAGCTCGAGCATCCGGCGGCGCACGGCGGTCACGTACATCTTCACGGGCGCCGACGGTTTCAGGCCCATCGTCGCGCCGTCGATCCGGAACCGCTCGCCCGCGAACCGGACGGTCGCGCCCGCCAGGAAAAGACGCAGCACGTGGACGTATTCTCGCATCGTCTTCAGCGGGTGTGGCGATTCGATTCCCGCCTCCTTCAACGCCGCCGCGTTCCCCGTGCCGGGGCAGGCGATCACTCTGCCCGGGGCGAATTCCTCCAGCGTCGCAACGGCCATCGCCGTGACGATGGGATGGCGCGAGTACGGGCTCAACGGACCCGGGGCGACCTTGATCCTCTTCGTCGACGCCAGCAGGGCCATCGACGCAGCGATGGAATCCCTGAAGCAGAGATGGTCGGACATCCAGAGCGACTCAAGCCCTGCGTCCTCGGCGAGCCGCGCCAACTCGATCATTTCCTGAATTGAATAGAACCCGTCGAAGCAAAGCCCCAGGCGCATCGCCCCTCCCTTCTACCGGAAACCCTCGCGCACCGTTCGATCGAGCTCTCGCGGTCCGGCCCCGGCGAGCCCCATGCGGTTCAACGTCAGCCCTTCGCGCCGGTAGTCGATACCGGTTACGGCGGCGGCGAGCGTGATCGTCGCGTCGATCACGGGGCATTTCAGCCCGACGACGTTGCCGATCTCGGCCATCGGAACGAGCCCGTAGCCGACGTCTTCATGGATATAGCGATGGTTCAGAGACGGGGGCGCCTTGATGGACCGATTCGGCGCGCTCTCGTGGATGGCGCGGTAGACCGATCCGGCGGCCCGCGCCTCCGGGGTCGTCAGGCCGGCCTGGTAGAAGATCTCGACGAAAGGCACCGGCTCCAGCCCCAGGGCCCCCACGATCCGCAGACGCTCCCGATCGATCGCTTCGATCCAGCGCGCCACCGAGGGCGTGATCCCTTCCCGGTAGTAGAGAAAATCGCCGCGGCTCTGCTCGATCCAGCCCGCGTTGGCGAGGGTTCCCGCGGGATGCATGAGCGCGTTGATGTTCGAAAACCCGGTTTCGAGAACGTTTTCGGCCGGGACGATGTTCGGAAAGATCTCGCGAAGCTCGGCGACGAGCGACGCCCCGCCCGCTGCCGGGAACGCCGCGCACCTGAGATTCGTGGTCCGCCGGTAGATCTCCACGCAAGCGGGCTCGGGCATGCGGCAGATATAGGTGAGCGTGACCGTCTCGCAGAGGCGGATTTCGCCCGCGAATCCCGCGCGCCTGAGCGTGTGCGCGAAGTGGAGCGACCCTCCCGTGTGGCCGGGGTTCAGGAGGATCGTACGACCGGGGCCGAGGCGAGGCGCGAGCTGCTCTGCGAGGTAGGCGTGGGCGAGCGCGGGCGCGCTCACCACGATCAGATCCGCCCCCGCCACGACCGCGGCGATGTCGGTACTGATTTGCGCGAGGGGCGAGAAGCTTTCCTCGCCGCCTTCCCTCAGCGCGATGCCTCCTCGCGCCCGCAGCGGCGCCAGCGTCCTCTCCGAGCGGGAGAACAGCCGCACATCGTAGCCGCGCCGCGACAGATCGGCCGCCGCTGCGCAGCCGCCGTTCCCCGCCCCGAGAATCGCGACGCTGTGGATCGCCATCGACGTCGGGTCAGGCGAGACGGTAGTGACGGAGCTTGTCCTCGTCCAGCTCCACACCGAGCCCGGGCCGGTGCCAGATCAGGATATCGCCCGCGTCGAACGGGAAAGGCTCGACGACGATGTCGTCTTCATAGTAGCGGCCGGCGAGGCCGTCTCGCTTTTTTTCTCTCGGCGCGGAGACCGGGAGCACGCACCCCAGTTCCACCACCCCCGTGGAAGCG from Candidatus Zixiibacteriota bacterium includes:
- a CDS encoding glycine cleavage T C-terminal barrel domain-containing protein, with product MPKELPLAQFHRANGAEFFERDGWSLPRHFGNPEVEYRSARFRVALKDSSDRALLEFRGPDRFSFLQGMVSNDLRGLEAGHGIYAAFLNQQGKVLGDARILVLEDSFIVDLWEPLKEKIQNHLARYLVADEVEIIDATASWAALSLLGPESAAVLRRLAQVAELPAVPLAHSAVRLRDAGVRLLRRSEREMDGYDILTAREDLLRLARLLTEEVRALSSSPWIGEEAAEILRLEAGIPRYGADFGDDTLLLETGLERAVSFTKGCYLGQEVVERVRSRGHVNRKLVGLRLEESCLPGDKLFAGGKEVGAVTSCAFSPALGKNLALGYVQRDYWSAGTSLKAARGPRLVGAIVTELPLTASETTAPFA
- a CDS encoding Rieske (2Fe-2S) protein — translated: MRYDIENPHREKGMEPMGSFVKVCKTTDIPDGKARSVEVNGKTIAIFNLQGQFYAINDVCGHRGGPLSEGELDGKIVICPWHGWRYDVTSGANELVPDLPTEKFELRVDGEDILVQV
- a CDS encoding LLM class flavin-dependent oxidoreductase, translated to MASFGLTLANRGVIIGAVKVPELYDMARRAEESGVFDTVWVGDSLLAKPRLESVTLLSALAALTRRVRLAVGCMATFPHRHPALLAHQWTSLDVLSGGRAWLAVCLGGPNEQSPAQALEHRVMGIKDTERVSRLEEGVVILRKLFNEENASHRGRYYQFEGVTIQPRPVQRPLPIWIASNPTGLTWKDGASAPAPTVEKSLRRVARLADGWMTNKVSPEEFRSQWSRILAMAREEGRDPSRLGSALYHNININDDRGAALEESKAFLDKYYTTNFSMRFVEGFTTAGSPEQCIAELKAYFAAGLDHIALRMASWDQTGQLKRFLDEVAPAFA
- a CDS encoding VOC family protein is translated as MLTGIDHLVIVVRDLDLASRDYRQLGFTVIPGGRHPVGSHNALITFADGSYLELIAFYRDAPDHRWWEPLQRGERLVDYCCRTDDLQSDTGKLREAGVAINDPVPWSRIRPDGYELRWLLALATGSHRGVAPFLIQDVTPREERVPPDSGHPNRAAGIDTVTIAVSELSEPARWYRSVLSQSGEPVENRALGARGLRFLIGPHAVELITPRQPQSPLADWLRLYGPSPYAARLRSDGGPRMELDPRLTHGANLSIGS
- a CDS encoding M20/M25/M40 family metallo-hydrolase, whose amino-acid sequence is MDAEAAKRIIEKNLRYEEIRRILVRLVRYPSPQTELLESEPRVLGLISEVVKPELEKAGLHPAIDPRGNLILALKGRGGAERLMLVGYAMNAAPGTMPDPYSGKLVDGGPYDLKGECVWGRGACEQKGSLAAMIAAVRFLGLTRAEIPGDLYFVVSTAGETGRHDSLAYVLDRVRPEIDWCVVDGPPQIQLGNKGRVDVLVTVKGKQAHSSRPWEGVNAIEGAARVLERLKPLMPYPEDRSHPELGRVTLAPSSIESFPKATHTIQAECRILFDRRLLPGDDPEKAVRQIREAIGTIEPFTITVEARDFMYPSEVGRDAEVVRALDSAIRIMLGQTPAYGFSTAANDTGLFNARGIQAINYGARDIRFQHTDHDLVSVSNVFDAAKVFAFLALHR
- a CDS encoding iron ABC transporter permease, encoding MKATTVHSASVLARILEGPLRGFRQDPQQVVVVSIAVVIAYLALSPTLMLFYGSFLSQPLGVAGSFTIAHYRQAYTDPATYGLLFNSFLFATGSSVLATSLAAMLAWIAIRTNAPLRKLFELTAIVPNIFPPVMLAVSWTILLSPRTGLINRLLMDLLGLESAPLNVYSLGGMVFVEALITTPLAFLIVSAALYSMDPALEESARVAGSSNLQVAWRITFPIVRPALLAAVMLNFVRAIESFETPAIIALPARIEVFTTKIYREAIGAFPPNQNLAATYAVSLLLITMFFVYLYRQLTFRAERYVTVTGRGYRPNIIDLGAWRWPASIAAGSILFFIVVLPFVVLLYVSFVTYVHVPGQKTWDLLTLEHYRSNLGDTRTYRALQNSLVLAVTGATLCMLLASVTAWVTTRTKAAGRGLIEALTFIPWAFPGTALAIGLLWTYVYVPLPIYGTLWILLIGYITRFLPYGLRSMTSTVVQLHNDLLEASLVCGAGFGATFRRVLLPLLRPGFIAGWILLATIYLREFSMSIFLYSPGSEPLGPLLYHFYADGNLGPMCALAVIVSGVSVGLILVARRLGKVGTAAEGA
- a CDS encoding extracellular solute-binding protein yields the protein MIIRGIVVLGILLSAGLFPADRSLAQPVNVEAAKREGKVVVYGSVVPQAMADLHKGFKAKYGIDVEYWRGDSTKVSERALTEFRAGKPGFDVVEANRGVQLIMRSEGLFAKFIPPASEKFPASVKEKDALITPWRVLPISILYNTELVKAADVPKSFDDLLAPKWTGKIAFPDPTRHTTTAQFLWNLEKFKKDKWLEFVRAFAKQRPILVESLAPVTNAIIKGEALVGITYIKYVKQYKGPVHYVLMDKYLADPNYMAVGVKAAHPNAARLYVDYACSPEGQKHIAGDGEFVLAPGILPPIKDAEKVAPNIVFMDNPTAEEFKKLQTVTFREIFYGK
- a CDS encoding LLM class flavin-dependent oxidoreductase, which codes for MRLGLCFDGFYSIQEMIELARLAEDAGLESLWMSDHLCFRDSIAASMALLASTKRIKVAPGPLSPYSRHPIVTAMAVATLEEFAPGRVIACPGTGNAAALKEAGIESPHPLKTMREYVHVLRLFLAGATVRFAGERFRIDGATMGLKPSAPVKMYVTAVRRRMLELAGEIGDGVLLSAGCAPDYIARCIGDVRNGAARAGKDPSDCDVAGFITVSVSENPAEAVEANKTFLAYIFRNPHHAENIRLGGASVDQERLAAAVGKRDWEEARKLISDEVVHAHSVAGTARQCRERLELFVRKGLSLPVLLPMGTQEARKRTVKMAADLCG
- a CDS encoding NAD/NADP octopine/nopaline dehydrogenase family protein: MAIHSVAILGAGNGGCAAAADLSRRGYDVRLFSRSERTLAPLRARGGIALREGGEESFSPLAQISTDIAAVVAGADLIVVSAPALAHAYLAEQLAPRLGPGRTILLNPGHTGGSLHFAHTLRRAGFAGEIRLCETVTLTYICRMPEPACVEIYRRTTNLRCAAFPAAGGASLVAELREIFPNIVPAENVLETGFSNINALMHPAGTLANAGWIEQSRGDFLYYREGITPSVARWIEAIDRERLRIVGALGLEPVPFVEIFYQAGLTTPEARAAGSVYRAIHESAPNRSIKAPPSLNHRYIHEDVGYGLVPMAEIGNVVGLKCPVIDATITLAAAVTGIDYRREGLTLNRMGLAGAGPRELDRTVREGFR